One Mycoavidus sp. HKI genomic region harbors:
- the hslU gene encoding ATP-dependent protease ATPase subunit HslU, producing the protein MSNMTPAEIVSELNKHIIGQDKAKRAVAVALRNRWRRQQVAEPLRQEITPKNILMIGPTGVGKTEIARRLAKLAEAPFIKIEVTKFTEVGYVGRDVDSIVRDLIEIAVKQTRESEMRKVLTKAEDFAEERVLDILLPTPRSLAANASPDAVEPEHQEADDKADNDKKNNATRLTFRKRLREGKLDDKEIELDLESAATTMDIMGPAGMEEMTEQIRSMLSSMGSGRKTRRKVSIKEAMKLLTDEEAAKMLNDDEVKSKAVQSVEQNGIVFLDEIDKIASRSEASGAEVSRQGVQRDLLPLVEGTAVSTKYGMVKTDHILFIACGAFHLSKPSDLIPELQGRFPIRVELDSLSVEDFEAILSGTDASLVKQYEALLGTDGVKLDFVKDGIRRLAEIAFLVNEKTENIGARRLYTVIEKLLEEIAFVAGSQGKQQVKIDAAYVDAALNDVAKNEDLSRYIL; encoded by the coding sequence ATGAGCAATATGACCCCCGCCGAAATCGTCTCGGAACTGAACAAGCATATTATTGGCCAGGATAAAGCCAAGCGCGCGGTAGCCGTTGCGCTACGCAACCGTTGGCGCCGGCAGCAAGTGGCAGAGCCATTGCGCCAGGAAATTACCCCTAAAAACATTTTGATGATTGGCCCAACTGGCGTAGGCAAGACCGAAATCGCTCGCCGTCTGGCGAAGTTAGCGGAGGCGCCTTTTATCAAAATTGAAGTCACTAAATTCACTGAAGTGGGCTATGTCGGCCGCGATGTTGATAGCATTGTGCGTGATTTGATCGAGATTGCCGTTAAGCAAACGCGCGAATCTGAAATGCGTAAGGTGCTTACTAAAGCAGAGGATTTTGCTGAGGAGCGAGTTCTCGATATCTTATTGCCGACGCCACGTTCGTTAGCGGCCAACGCATCGCCTGACGCGGTAGAGCCAGAACATCAAGAGGCGGACGACAAAGCCGACAATGATAAAAAAAATAATGCAACGCGCCTAACCTTTCGTAAGCGTTTGCGCGAAGGCAAACTCGATGATAAAGAGATTGAACTCGATTTAGAGTCGGCGGCCACCACGATGGATATTATGGGGCCGGCCGGGATGGAAGAAATGACGGAGCAAATTCGCAGTATGCTCTCGAGTATGGGGAGTGGGCGTAAAACGCGACGCAAGGTTAGCATTAAAGAAGCGATGAAGCTTTTGACCGATGAAGAAGCGGCGAAGATGCTGAATGACGACGAGGTCAAATCAAAAGCCGTGCAGAGCGTTGAGCAAAACGGCATTGTATTTCTCGATGAAATCGACAAAATCGCTTCGCGCAGTGAAGCCAGCGGAGCCGAAGTATCGCGCCAGGGGGTGCAGCGTGATTTATTGCCACTGGTTGAAGGTACAGCCGTGAGCACTAAATATGGCATGGTTAAAACAGATCATATTTTGTTTATCGCATGTGGCGCTTTCCATCTATCTAAACCGAGTGATTTAATTCCTGAGTTACAAGGGCGTTTTCCAATTCGGGTTGAGCTCGACTCACTCTCCGTTGAAGATTTTGAAGCTATTTTGAGTGGCACTGACGCAAGTTTAGTGAAGCAATATGAAGCGCTTTTAGGGACGGATGGCGTAAAGCTGGATTTTGTTAAAGATGGCATTCGTCGCTTGGCGGAAATTGCCTTTTTAGTGAATGAAAAAACCGAGAATATTGGTGCGCGCCGGCTTTATACCGTGATTGAAAAATTGCTGGAAGAAATTGCCTTCGTGGCGGGCAGCCAAGGCAAGCAACAGGTGAAAATTGATGCGGCTTATGTGGATGCAGCACTCAACGATGTTGCTAAAAACGAAGATTTATCGCGTTATATTTTGTAA
- the hslV gene encoding ATP-dependent protease subunit HslV yields the protein MEQYHGTTIVSVRRGKHVAVGGDGQVTLGNVVMKGSARKIRRIHDNKVLVGFAGGTADAFSLLDRFEGKLEKYQGNLMRAAVELAKDWRTDRMLRRLEAMMIAADAETTLVLTGNGDVLDPESGICAIGSGGTYAQAAARALVQNTELAPREIVEKSLGIAGDLCIYTNHNFVIETLD from the coding sequence ATGGAACAGTATCACGGCACCACCATTGTTTCGGTGCGACGCGGCAAGCACGTAGCTGTCGGCGGAGATGGTCAGGTTACCTTGGGCAATGTCGTTATGAAAGGCAGTGCAAGAAAAATTCGCCGCATTCATGACAATAAAGTACTGGTCGGCTTTGCGGGCGGCACGGCTGACGCATTCTCCTTGCTGGACCGCTTTGAAGGGAAACTTGAGAAGTATCAAGGCAATTTAATGCGCGCCGCTGTTGAGCTTGCTAAAGATTGGCGTACCGATCGGATGTTGCGTCGCTTAGAAGCGATGATGATCGCAGCTGATGCGGAAACAACGCTGGTCTTAACCGGTAACGGTGATGTGCTTGATCCTGAGAGCGGTATCTGTGCGATTGGTTCGGGGGGGACTTACGCGCAGGCAGCAGCCCGCGCGCTGGTGCAAAATACCGAACTAGCGCCGCGCGAGATCGTTGAAAAGTCACTTGGCATTGCTGGCGATCTCTGCATTTATACTAACCACAATTTTGTTATCGAGACCCTCGACTGA